The Babylonia areolata isolate BAREFJ2019XMU chromosome 22, ASM4173473v1, whole genome shotgun sequence genome contains a region encoding:
- the LOC143297204 gene encoding uncharacterized protein LOC143297204 isoform X1: MRSYLKRCWLFMLVVGFVTAGYFLMSTSKVVRSDLTKIQEKSPFSLTKTQQRCRHSSARSEDQVLRCFEDLALKAFRTVPNSPKKPARPHGMVRHNRTSRHPLNDGDAARVKAIRHEIDMLRRQERELTLKSKTGDGRGSQLEMLGNLLHPKQPVRDVLLGAATVQVEGRRRAERKTSQLLMENAAPGMRETNRDQSVLSALNDEPRQSIDLLTAHLPKHSTKKDLLKYFHMTKNSVNLSFSALQEIEERFKQRKAIFQKGCQQYRDSGLFRPLRECSLVLPSLPETAIPKARYCSIPKTGSTTWERVLNAIAKDRMQKHGTTKYVRSYSPQEFKVKKECSARKAQGVTERDKELSFTFVREPYSRLLSAYVDKLFSPNTMFWAHTGRYIVAHFRQDPSPLSLSCGHDVTFAEFIRYVIHMQDTGRHREGHFVPLHDHCRFCNVSYDYIGHLETLDQDMAYLLHTLQSPLNISGPFELDTLTNNAEWVFLRMKRRIVNCISLDEAGRRLWKKWQIRGLVSKTDPFPFSTQQVLSVTSTQVAAAALAARETSGGLAALKAQKTEALKEAFATVSLQDRIRLRQLLVLDFQLFGFDPSPQTVFPESQSISKTDFSYFEV; this comes from the coding sequence TCCCCTTTCTCCCTGACCAAAACCCAACAGCGCTGCCGCCATTCCTCTGCACGTTCAGAAGACCAAGTTTTGCGCTGCTTTGAGGACCTGGCCCTGAAGGCCTTCAGAACGGTTCCCAACTCACCCAAGAAACCAGCAAGACCTCATGGAATGGTCAGACACAACAGGACTTCAAGACATCCATTGAACGACGGCGACGCCGCCAGAGTAAAGGCCATAAGACATGAAATAGACATGCttagaagacaagagagagaactgACGTTGAAAAGCAAAACAGGAGATGGTCGCGGCAGTCAGCTTGAAATGCTGGGGAATCTGCTTCACCCAAAGCAGCCGGTCCGTGACGTGCTGCTCGGCGCTGCGACAGTccaggtggaaggaaggagaagggcagagagaaaaACTTCACAACTGTTGATGGAGAACGCTGCTCCGGGCATGAGGGAGACAAACCGAGACCAGTCTGTCCTATCAGCTTTGAACGACGAGCCCAGACAGAGCATCGATCTCTTAACTGCTCATCTCCCTAAGCATTCCACAAAAAAGGATTTGTTGAAGTACTTCCATATGACCAAAAACTCCGTTAATCTATCCTTCTCAGCGTTACAGGAAATTGAGGAACGCTTCAAACAGCGTAAGGCCATTTTTCAGAAAGGTTGTCAACAATACCGTGATTCAGGTCTGTTCAGGCCTTTAAGGGAGTGTTCCTTGGTTCTGCCCAGTCTTCCTGAAACCGCCATTCCCAAAGCAAGATATTGCTCCATTCCCAAGACAGGTTCCACCACTTGGGAAAGAGTCCTGAATGCCATCGCCAAAGACAGAATGCAGAAACATGGCACAACCAAATATGTCAGGTCATATTCTCCACAAGAGTTTAAAGTGAAGAAGGAGTGTTCAGCCAGGAAGGCACAAggtgtgacagaacgagacaagGAGCTGAGTTTTACGTTTGTAAGAGAGCCTTACAGCCGGCTGTTGTCGGCTTATGTGGATAAACTGTTCAGTCCCAACACTATGTTCTGGGCTCACACAGGCCGCTACATTGTGGCCCATTTCCGTCAGGACCCCTCCCCGCTCAGTCTGTCGTGCGGACACGACGTGACCTTTGCAGAGTTCATTCGCTACGTCATCCACATGCAGGACACGGGTCGTCATCGTGAGGGCCACTTCGTTCCCCTCCACGACCACTGCCGCTTCTGCAATGTCTCCTATGATTACATCGGGCACCTGGAGACCTTGGATCAGGACATGGCCTACCTTCTGCACACGCTGCAGTCTCCCTTGAACATCAGCGGCCCCTTTGAACTGGACACCCTCACTAACAATGCAGAGTGGGTGTTCCTCAGGATGAAACGCCGCATAGTAAACTGCATCAGTCTGGACGAAGCCGGGCGGCGACTGTGGAAGAAATGGCAGATCCGGGGCCTGGTCAGCAAGACGGACCCTTTCCCCTTCAGCACTCAGCAGGTTCTCAGCGTCACTTCCACACAGGTGGCGGCAGCGGCTCTGGCAGCGCGAGAAACATCAGGAGGCCTGGCGGCACTGAAGGCTCAGAAGACAGAGGCTCTGAAAGAAGCTTTTGCCACAGTCTCTCTCCAGGATCGCATTCGCCTCCGACAACTTTTAGTTCTGGACTTTCAGCTGTTTGGGTTTGATCCTAGTCCGCAGACAGTCTTTCCAGAGAGTCAGTCAATTTCGAAGACCGATTTCAGCTATTTTGAAGTGTAA